One stretch of Segatella copri DNA includes these proteins:
- a CDS encoding glycoside hydrolase family 140 protein, with protein sequence MKKIMITLALTCGIFTAASAAKNEKPWANGKLQVSANQRFLQFENGQPFFLLGDTGWLLPERLDRAEAQYYLQKCRVAGFNTVLIQVMDGTPSFNIYGQQSLPDGWDLSKADPAGVYSYWDHLDYIIKLAEQNGIYIGMVTIWGSQVKAENINAQQAKAYGKFLANRYKNSPNIIWVMGGDIQGDIHPEVWKSLATSIKSIDHNHLMTYHPRGRYTSAKWWSKAKWLDFHAFQSGHRKYGQRMGNKDYPIPDNTEEDNWMYVDSTWAYKPIKPVLDAEPSYEDIPKGLHDPNEERWQDYDVRRYAYWSVFAGSCGHTYGHNAIMQMLKPGYPTGYGSDGAEKPWYVALNDPGFNQMKHLKNLMLSLPYFERVPDQSIIAGENGERYNRLLATRGNDYLMVYNYNCVPMKLDLRKVSGSRKNVWWMDAANGQLEYIGAFDNKVITFAPQKATRGISDGVFIAIDASKDYLKKDQKMIEDQSLAGKKRDLNE encoded by the coding sequence ATGAAAAAAATAATGATAACATTGGCGCTGACTTGCGGAATCTTTACCGCAGCCTCTGCCGCAAAAAACGAAAAGCCTTGGGCTAATGGTAAATTACAGGTTTCTGCCAACCAGCGATTCCTCCAGTTTGAAAACGGACAGCCGTTCTTCTTGTTGGGTGATACCGGTTGGCTTCTTCCGGAACGTCTGGATAGAGCCGAGGCACAGTATTATCTTCAGAAATGCCGTGTAGCGGGATTTAATACCGTTCTCATCCAGGTGATGGACGGCACACCTTCTTTTAATATCTACGGACAGCAGTCGCTCCCTGACGGTTGGGATTTGTCGAAGGCGGACCCCGCTGGTGTTTACAGCTATTGGGATCATCTCGACTACATCATCAAACTTGCCGAACAGAACGGCATCTACATCGGCATGGTAACTATCTGGGGTTCTCAGGTAAAGGCAGAGAATATCAATGCCCAGCAGGCAAAGGCATACGGAAAGTTCCTTGCCAACCGCTATAAGAATTCGCCTAATATCATCTGGGTGATGGGTGGCGATATCCAGGGCGATATCCACCCAGAGGTGTGGAAATCGCTCGCTACCAGCATCAAGAGCATCGACCACAACCATCTCATGACCTATCATCCTCGTGGCAGATATACTTCTGCCAAATGGTGGAGCAAGGCAAAATGGCTCGATTTCCATGCCTTCCAGAGCGGTCATCGCAAGTATGGTCAGCGTATGGGCAACAAGGATTATCCTATCCCAGACAATACCGAGGAGGACAACTGGATGTATGTGGATTCTACCTGGGCATATAAGCCAATCAAGCCTGTGCTCGATGCCGAACCGAGCTACGAGGATATTCCGAAGGGACTGCATGATCCTAACGAGGAGCGCTGGCAGGATTATGATGTTCGCCGCTATGCCTACTGGAGTGTCTTTGCCGGTTCCTGTGGTCATACCTATGGTCATAATGCCATCATGCAGATGTTGAAGCCAGGCTATCCTACCGGTTATGGAAGTGATGGAGCCGAGAAGCCTTGGTATGTGGCGCTCAACGACCCGGGATTCAACCAGATGAAGCATCTCAAGAATCTGATGCTCTCGCTGCCATACTTTGAGCGTGTGCCTGACCAGAGCATCATTGCCGGTGAGAATGGTGAAAGATATAACCGTCTGCTGGCTACCCGAGGCAACGATTATCTGATGGTTTACAATTACAACTGTGTTCCGATGAAACTCGACCTCCGTAAGGTTTCGGGTAGCAGAAAGAACGTATGGTGGATGGATGCTGCCAACGGACAGCTGGAATATATCGGAGCGTTTGACAACAAGGTCATCACCTTCGCTCCTCAGAAGGCTACCCGCGGTATCAGCGATGGTGTTTTCATCGCCATTGATGCCAGCAAGGACTATCTGAAGAAAGACCAGAAGATGATAGAAGACCAGAGTCTGGCTGGTAAGAAAAGAGATTTGAATGAATAA